TTTGAGGCTGTAAAAGATTTAATCGAGCATCCTAAAAAAGTTCAATTACTATCTGAACGTGCTTCTAAACTTGTCAATCACAAAATTGTAAATACTTATCCAGTTGTTAAGGTAATTATGGAGGAACTAAAATGAATCTGTTAGAATGTGCAAGATTGGAAGATATGAATTCCTCACATTTAGAAATGGTGTTAAATTGGAGAAATCAGGAACATATTCGATCCGTAATGTTTCATGATTGGGTCATTTCGCTAGAAGAACATAGAATGTGGTTTGACAAAATTAAAAAAGACGAGCGAATCATTGTGAAAATTTTTTACTTAGAGAATGTTCCAGTTGGGGTTGTAAATTTTACTAATATCGATTTTGAAAATAGCAAATGTTCTTGGGGATTTTATGTTGGTGATCAAAACGCGCCAAAAGGTTCAGGAACTTTAATGGGATACTTAGCCTTGAATTTTGTATTTGAAGAGTTAAACATCCGTAAATTATGTGCCGAGATAATCAGCTTCAATGAAAGAAGCATTCGTTATCATCAGCGGTTAGGTTTTAAAACAGAAGGTGTTTTGAGAGAACACGTCCTTAAAAATAAACAATATGCAGATGTCATATTAATGGCTTTATTTAATAAAGAATGGAAAGAACAAAAAAGTATAATACAACATATGATAGAAGGAATGAGAGCATGAACGAAATTATTGTTGAAGCAAGAAGGATTGGATCAAATCATAAACCATTTATTATCGCAGAAATGTCTGGGAATCATAATCAATCCTTAGAACGTGCTTTAGCGATTGTTGAGGCAGCTTCCAAGGCTGGAGCACATGCGTTAAAGATTCAAACATATACAGCGGATACAATGACATTAAATTTGGAAAATCCGGAATTTAAAATTGAAGATAGCGATAGTTTATGGAAGGGACATACGTTATATCAGCTAT
This sequence is a window from Bacillus alveayuensis. Protein-coding genes within it:
- a CDS encoding UDP-4-amino-4,6-dideoxy-N-acetyl-beta-L-altrosamine N-acetyltransferase (product_source=TIGR03585; cath_funfam=3.40.630.30; cog=COG1670; pfam=PF13420; superfamily=55729; tigrfam=TIGR03585), which produces MNLLECARLEDMNSSHLEMVLNWRNQEHIRSVMFHDWVISLEEHRMWFDKIKKDERIIVKIFYLENVPVGVVNFTNIDFENSKCSWGFYVGDQNAPKGSGTLMGYLALNFVFEELNIRKLCAEIISFNERSIRYHQRLGFKTEGVLREHVLKNKQYADVILMALFNKEWKEQKSIIQHMIEGMRA